Proteins found in one Serinicoccus marinus DSM 15273 genomic segment:
- a CDS encoding DUF6056 family protein: protein MTTAPARPVDGATPSRVGRVAVVVAVLAAGCGWALVLRHGFPHGDDVLHAMAGQQPGDVRTVSGWLASWRFDYSWRNGRAADAVARLILLGGRPGAAVVGALVMVFMGLATWPWLRMAGGSRRLVASWAALGLALPFLAVQAHSWLTGEGLLWVSGLANYPLATLSFLVAAAAVSGALGGRGAWLALPVVLYAHIGHEVSAVATLVATLLALALRRPGRGQRGTWAAVVVSLAGFAVLATAPGLWRRTTEEDLVLPLLQALARTTLMFASLTLGWWLVLGTLAVVGAVLAGRGTRWVAVVAGLAAWVALWLVRRRWPRLADLCADADTAVPATALAVLTIGAAAVLVVSVLDLTVHAWGARAAYPVLALTGAAVVAAGVPIVASVCGQRAFFLPTTALVLAAGCALRLVLGALADRGVRGERAARSLLVLGVLGAVVSAGAYVAVTSSRAARNAAAYDAFVTEVEAARSAGSGEVVVPELPEEGYAYRRAFYLARYACDLRHFHDLPDGVLLTDPERREDRATTRTTGCETTWQRTLSRAGQRAAPDQP from the coding sequence GTGACGACTGCTCCCGCGCGGCCCGTGGACGGGGCCACCCCGTCCCGCGTCGGCAGGGTGGCGGTCGTGGTGGCCGTGCTCGCGGCCGGCTGTGGCTGGGCGCTCGTGCTCCGCCACGGCTTCCCGCACGGCGACGACGTCCTGCACGCGATGGCCGGGCAGCAGCCGGGCGACGTGCGGACGGTGTCCGGCTGGCTGGCGTCGTGGCGCTTCGACTACTCCTGGCGCAACGGCCGCGCCGCCGACGCGGTGGCCCGTCTGATCCTGCTCGGGGGCCGCCCCGGGGCCGCCGTGGTCGGGGCGCTCGTCATGGTGTTCATGGGGCTGGCCACCTGGCCCTGGCTGCGGATGGCCGGCGGGTCCCGGCGCCTCGTCGCGTCCTGGGCGGCCCTCGGGCTGGCGCTGCCCTTCCTGGCCGTCCAGGCGCACTCCTGGCTGACCGGCGAGGGCCTGCTGTGGGTGTCCGGCCTGGCCAACTACCCGCTCGCGACGCTGTCCTTCCTCGTCGCCGCCGCGGCCGTCAGCGGCGCGCTGGGCGGGCGGGGCGCCTGGCTGGCGCTCCCCGTGGTCCTGTATGCCCACATCGGCCACGAGGTGTCGGCCGTCGCGACCCTCGTGGCCACCCTGCTGGCGCTCGCGCTGCGCCGGCCCGGCCGTGGGCAGCGGGGCACCTGGGCCGCGGTGGTCGTCTCCCTCGCCGGCTTCGCCGTCCTGGCCACCGCCCCCGGGCTGTGGCGTCGGACCACCGAGGAGGACCTCGTGCTGCCGCTGTTGCAGGCGCTGGCGCGCACCACGCTGATGTTCGCCTCCCTCACCCTCGGCTGGTGGCTGGTCCTCGGGACCCTGGCGGTGGTCGGCGCCGTGCTCGCCGGGCGCGGCACCCGCTGGGTCGCCGTCGTGGCCGGCCTGGCCGCCTGGGTCGCGCTGTGGCTCGTCCGCCGCCGGTGGCCCCGGCTCGCCGACCTCTGCGCCGACGCCGACACCGCCGTCCCGGCGACCGCCCTCGCCGTGCTCACCATCGGCGCCGCCGCGGTGCTCGTGGTGAGCGTGCTGGACCTGACCGTCCACGCGTGGGGGGCGCGGGCGGCATACCCCGTCCTGGCGCTGACCGGTGCGGCCGTGGTGGCGGCCGGCGTGCCGATCGTGGCGTCGGTGTGCGGGCAGCGCGCGTTCTTCCTGCCCACCACGGCGCTGGTGCTGGCCGCCGGTTGCGCGCTGCGGCTCGTCCTCGGTGCGCTGGCGGACCGCGGGGTCCGTGGGGAGCGTGCCGCCCGCTCGCTGCTCGTGCTCGGCGTGCTCGGCGCGGTCGTCTCGGCGGGCGCCTACGTCGCGGTCACCTCCTCCCGGGCGGCCCGCAACGCCGCGGCCTACGACGCCTTCGTGACCGAGGTCGAGGCGGCGCGGTCCGCCGGCTCCGGGGAGGTCGTCGTGCCCGAGCTGCCGGAGGAGGGGTATGCCTACCGCCGCGCCTTCTACCTCGCGCGCTACGCCTGCGACCTCCGCCACTTCCACGACCTGCCCGACGGGGTCCTGCTGACCGACCCCGAGCGCCGCGAGGACCGCGCGACCACCCGGACGACCGGCTGCGAGACGACCTGGCAGCGCACCCTCAGCCGGGCGGGGCAGCGGGCTGCTCCCGACCAGCCGTGA
- a CDS encoding GtrA family protein, protein MRSLLRFVLVGVANTAVYYLLYRLLLLGMPYVPAHLLGWSGAVVFSFFANSLFTFGCAPPGAASSPTPSRPWST, encoded by the coding sequence ATGAGGTCGCTGCTGCGCTTCGTGCTGGTGGGGGTCGCCAACACGGCGGTCTACTACCTGCTCTACCGCCTGCTCCTGCTGGGTATGCCCTATGTCCCGGCGCACCTGCTCGGCTGGTCCGGGGCGGTGGTCTTCTCCTTCTTCGCCAACAGCCTGTTCACCTTCGGGTGCGCCCCACCTGGCGCCGCTTCCTCGCCTACCCCCTCACGACCGTGGTCAACCTGA
- a CDS encoding glycosyltransferase family 2 protein, which yields MPALSVVVPCLNEEGTLVELHGRLHEVAAGLGLGPGGLEVVLVDDGSTDATLDLARGLADADPSTVVLRLSRNFGKEAAMLAGLRAATGDAVALLDGDLQHPPELLASMYTLLTTTDAEQVVARRDRAEDPFVRSVLSRLYYRLVNGLIETVRIQDGVGDFRVMSRAFLDALLALPERNRFSKGLFSWVGFPTATVSYRNVSRGEGRSAWTLRSLLNYGIDGALAFNTRPLRLLMHLGGWAVLAAVAYLVWLLVGYLLHGVTQPGYITTIAVITGLSGVQLLAVGVMGEYVGRIYQEVKARPSYLVHEVIRHEDGGSDDGTGGVG from the coding sequence ATGCCTGCCCTGTCCGTCGTGGTCCCGTGCCTCAACGAGGAGGGCACCCTGGTCGAGCTGCACGGCCGGCTGCACGAGGTCGCCGCGGGCCTGGGCCTGGGCCCGGGAGGGCTCGAGGTGGTGCTCGTCGACGACGGCTCGACCGACGCCACGCTGGACCTCGCCCGCGGGCTCGCCGACGCCGACCCCTCCACCGTGGTGCTGCGGCTGTCGCGCAACTTCGGCAAGGAGGCCGCGATGCTCGCGGGGCTGCGGGCGGCCACCGGGGACGCGGTCGCGCTCCTGGACGGCGACCTGCAGCACCCGCCGGAGCTGCTGGCCTCGATGTACACCCTGCTCACGACGACCGACGCCGAGCAGGTCGTGGCCCGCCGCGACCGCGCCGAGGACCCCTTCGTGCGCTCGGTGCTGTCCCGGCTCTACTACCGGCTGGTCAACGGCCTCATCGAGACCGTCCGCATCCAGGACGGCGTAGGCGACTTCCGGGTCATGAGCAGGGCGTTCCTCGACGCGCTGCTCGCGCTGCCCGAGCGCAACCGCTTCTCCAAGGGGCTCTTCTCCTGGGTCGGCTTCCCCACCGCGACGGTGAGCTACCGCAACGTCTCGCGGGGCGAGGGCCGGTCGGCCTGGACGCTGCGCTCGCTGCTCAACTACGGGATCGACGGGGCGCTGGCCTTCAACACCCGTCCGCTGCGCCTGCTCATGCACCTCGGCGGCTGGGCCGTCCTGGCGGCCGTGGCCTACCTCGTCTGGCTGCTCGTCGGTTACCTGCTGCACGGCGTCACCCAGCCCGGCTACATCACGACGATCGCGGTCATCACCGGTCTGTCCGGCGTCCAGCTGCTCGCCGTGGGCGTCATGGGCGAGTACGTCGGCCGGATCTACCAGGAGGTCAAGGCCCGTCCGAGCTACCTCGTGCACGAGGTCATCCGGCACGAGGACGGCGGCAGTGACGACGGCACCGGCGGGGTCGGATGA
- the nucS gene encoding endonuclease NucS: MRVVIARCSVDYHGALEAHLPLATRLLMVKADGSVLIHSDGGSYKPLNWMAPPCAMATTEPDEVEAEQGVEQVWQVSHAKREDTLRVKIHEVLSDTSHDLGIDPGLVKDGVEAQLQALLAEHIGTLGDGYTLLRREYPTAIGPVDILCRDADGATIAVEIKRRGDIDGVEQLTRYLELLNRDPHLAPVEGVFAAQLIKPQARVLAGDRGIRCVTLDYEALRGLDDAEARLF; encoded by the coding sequence GTGCGCGTCGTCATCGCCCGGTGCTCGGTGGACTACCACGGGGCCCTCGAGGCCCATCTGCCGCTGGCCACCCGGCTGCTCATGGTCAAGGCCGACGGGTCGGTCCTCATCCACTCCGACGGCGGGTCCTACAAGCCGCTCAACTGGATGGCGCCGCCGTGCGCGATGGCCACGACCGAGCCGGACGAGGTCGAGGCCGAGCAGGGCGTGGAGCAGGTCTGGCAGGTCTCGCACGCCAAGCGCGAGGACACGCTGCGGGTGAAGATCCACGAGGTGCTCTCCGACACCAGCCACGACCTGGGCATCGACCCGGGCCTGGTCAAGGACGGCGTGGAGGCCCAGCTGCAGGCGCTGCTCGCCGAGCACATCGGCACCCTCGGCGACGGCTACACGCTGCTGCGGCGGGAGTACCCGACGGCCATCGGGCCGGTCGACATCCTGTGCCGGGACGCCGACGGCGCCACGATCGCCGTCGAGATCAAGCGTCGCGGCGACATCGACGGGGTCGAGCAGCTCACCCGCTACCTCGAGCTGCTCAACCGGGACCCCCACCTGGCCCCGGTCGAGGGGGTCTTCGCGGCCCAGCTCATCAAGCCGCAGGCGCGGGTGCTCGCGGGCGACCGCGGCATCCGGTGCGTCACCCTCGACTACGAGGCGCTGCGCGGTCTGGACGACGCCGAGGCCCGTCTCTTCTGA
- a CDS encoding 3-hydroxyacyl-CoA dehydrogenase family protein: MRQITTVGVIGLGTMGAGIVEVFARGGLEVVGVETTEELAERGRGILQASTDRAVAKGRLDEAGQSEILGRVTITTRMEDLAPADLVMEAVPEVMDLKHQVFSTLDGIVAQDAVLASNTSSLSITAIAAGTAHPERVVGMHFFNPAPVLKLVEVITTVRTEDSVRDGVVELSERIGKRPVVVADRAGFVANYLLFGYFVSALRMLEQGHVSRQDLDTAMRVGAGLPMGPCTLMDLVGLDVCHHIGDVIYAHSRSPMHAPSAMLERMVTAGLLGRKSGAGFYTYAKPGSGQVVPDTDDGSAPATAAVSAVGVVGAGEIADELVSRLRDGGYAVTQVSDPQDTEELRGLAHVGVVVEAHQIEAAGSLDEEETGSAPAPVPGQELWEVLGEICGPETVLTTVNEDLAVAVGALSGRPEKAAVLRIHAPTGNGQAVEIGRSSATDDATVATLCALVTSIGAEPVVCRDRPGLVVDALLMPHLMDAVRMLDEGYAGVADIDTALQHGLGYPVGPFAMIDQIGAEEVLTVCEELTEAGGLPRESVEPSPLLIEHVLLDRPFTG, from the coding sequence ATGCGTCAGATCACCACGGTCGGGGTCATCGGGCTGGGCACCATGGGTGCGGGCATCGTCGAGGTCTTCGCGAGAGGGGGGCTGGAGGTCGTCGGGGTGGAGACCACCGAGGAGCTCGCCGAGCGCGGGCGGGGGATCCTGCAGGCCTCGACCGACCGGGCGGTGGCCAAGGGCAGGCTCGACGAGGCCGGGCAGAGCGAGATCCTGGGGCGCGTCACGATCACCACCCGGATGGAGGACCTCGCCCCGGCCGACCTGGTCATGGAGGCGGTGCCCGAGGTCATGGACCTCAAGCACCAGGTGTTCTCCACCCTCGACGGCATCGTCGCGCAGGACGCCGTCCTGGCCTCCAACACCTCCAGCCTGTCCATCACCGCGATCGCGGCGGGCACGGCCCACCCCGAGCGGGTCGTCGGTATGCACTTCTTCAACCCCGCGCCGGTGCTCAAGCTGGTCGAGGTCATCACGACCGTGCGCACCGAGGACTCGGTGCGGGACGGGGTGGTCGAGCTCTCCGAGCGGATCGGCAAGCGACCGGTGGTGGTCGCCGACCGCGCCGGCTTCGTCGCCAACTACCTCCTGTTCGGCTACTTCGTCTCCGCGCTGCGGATGCTGGAGCAGGGGCACGTGTCGCGCCAGGACCTCGACACCGCGATGCGGGTCGGGGCCGGTCTGCCGATGGGCCCGTGCACCCTCATGGACCTCGTCGGGCTGGACGTCTGCCACCACATCGGCGACGTCATCTACGCGCACAGCCGCAGCCCCATGCACGCGCCGAGCGCGATGCTGGAGCGGATGGTCACCGCCGGCCTGCTCGGCCGCAAGAGCGGAGCGGGCTTCTACACCTACGCCAAGCCCGGCAGCGGGCAGGTCGTGCCCGACACCGACGACGGCTCTGCGCCGGCAACAGCCGCGGTCTCGGCGGTCGGCGTGGTCGGCGCCGGGGAGATCGCCGATGAGCTGGTCTCCCGGCTGCGCGACGGAGGGTATGCCGTGACCCAGGTCTCCGACCCGCAGGACACCGAGGAGCTGCGGGGTCTGGCGCACGTCGGGGTCGTCGTGGAGGCGCACCAGATCGAGGCCGCCGGGTCGCTGGACGAGGAGGAGACCGGGTCGGCGCCCGCGCCGGTGCCGGGGCAAGAGCTCTGGGAGGTCCTGGGCGAGATCTGCGGCCCGGAGACCGTGCTGACCACCGTCAACGAGGACCTCGCCGTGGCCGTCGGTGCGCTGTCCGGGCGACCCGAGAAGGCCGCGGTGCTGCGCATCCACGCGCCCACCGGCAACGGCCAGGCGGTGGAGATCGGGCGCTCGAGCGCGACCGACGACGCCACGGTCGCCACGTTGTGCGCCCTGGTCACGAGCATCGGTGCCGAGCCGGTCGTCTGCCGGGACCGCCCGGGCCTGGTGGTGGACGCCCTCCTCATGCCGCACCTCATGGACGCCGTCCGGATGCTCGACGAGGGCTATGCCGGCGTGGCCGACATCGACACCGCGCTGCAGCACGGGCTGGGCTACCCCGTCGGGCCGTTCGCGATGATCGACCAGATCGGGGCCGAGGAGGTCCTCACCGTGTGCGAGGAGCTCACCGAGGCTGGAGGACTGCCCCGCGAGTCGGTCGAGCCCTCCCCGCTGCTCATCGAGCACGTGCTGCTCGACCGCCCGTTCACGGGCTGA
- a CDS encoding AI-2E family transporter, with the protein MTTQHAPRRPHPTREGGTRRRGQDEPIRPREVGTEAPPGGTTEPDETTSAGRAARLRRAARAVNPAAAPRAGVRAVQRWQAFRVRQRELLDESNRLQSELFAQIHAGAPAATAPDAAPAIGPAGREPSVGPAGRRGEEIAGRSRQPMLWASPFSIGFTGALGVLLAWLLVQNLTRLSSVLTYLLIAVFLTLALNPLVEGLTRRGVSRPSSVFVVFMGFVTVSAVSAVTLLPGVVAQAVTLVERAPQVVEELAGSPWLVELDARYAVSERATTELDRLLTERGTWTTLFGGVLGAAGWVAGSLVGVLTSAILTLYLLATLPAVKDGAYRLVPASRRPGVVRLAEEIMRRVGGYALGQATVATINAVCSWLMMQVLGIPYAAILAVSVGLLGLIPLIGATLGAVIVALSALTVSPTLALVVLVYYVIYQQLENYWIVPRIMKRTVSVPGAVTVVAVLAGGTLLGVLGALIAIPVAAGLLLVYEEVLIPRQEHL; encoded by the coding sequence GTGACGACCCAGCACGCACCACGTCGCCCGCACCCGACGCGCGAGGGCGGGACGCGTCGGCGCGGGCAGGACGAGCCCATCCGCCCTCGCGAGGTGGGCACGGAGGCGCCTCCGGGCGGGACGACCGAGCCCGACGAGACCACTTCCGCGGGACGGGCGGCCCGCTTGCGCCGGGCGGCCCGGGCGGTCAACCCGGCCGCCGCGCCCCGCGCCGGCGTCCGCGCCGTCCAGCGCTGGCAGGCCTTCCGGGTGCGCCAGCGCGAGCTGCTCGACGAGAGCAACCGGCTCCAGTCCGAGCTGTTTGCGCAGATCCATGCCGGTGCCCCTGCCGCGACGGCCCCCGATGCGGCACCGGCGATCGGTCCGGCAGGGCGCGAGCCCTCCGTCGGGCCAGCAGGCCGGCGTGGCGAGGAGATCGCAGGTCGCTCGCGGCAGCCGATGCTCTGGGCCTCCCCCTTCTCGATCGGCTTCACCGGGGCGCTCGGGGTGCTGCTGGCCTGGCTGCTCGTGCAGAACCTCACCCGGCTGTCCTCGGTCCTCACCTACCTGCTCATCGCGGTCTTCCTCACGCTGGCGCTGAACCCGCTGGTCGAGGGGCTGACCCGGCGCGGCGTGAGCCGCCCGAGCAGCGTCTTCGTCGTCTTCATGGGTTTCGTCACGGTGAGCGCGGTGAGCGCGGTGACGCTGCTCCCCGGCGTGGTGGCCCAGGCCGTCACCCTGGTCGAACGCGCGCCGCAGGTGGTCGAGGAGCTGGCCGGCTCACCCTGGCTGGTCGAGCTCGACGCGCGCTACGCGGTGAGCGAGCGCGCCACCACCGAACTGGACCGGCTGCTCACCGAGCGCGGCACGTGGACCACGCTCTTCGGCGGCGTCCTCGGCGCCGCCGGCTGGGTCGCCGGCAGCCTGGTGGGCGTCCTCACCTCGGCGATCCTCACGCTCTACCTCCTGGCGACGCTGCCCGCGGTCAAGGACGGGGCATACCGCCTCGTGCCCGCCAGCCGTCGCCCCGGTGTCGTGCGGCTGGCGGAGGAGATCATGCGCCGCGTCGGGGGGTATGCCCTCGGCCAGGCCACCGTCGCGACGATCAACGCGGTCTGCTCGTGGCTGATGATGCAGGTCCTGGGCATCCCCTACGCCGCGATCCTGGCCGTCTCGGTCGGTCTGCTCGGCCTCATCCCGCTCATCGGCGCCACCCTCGGCGCGGTCATCGTGGCGCTCTCGGCGCTCACCGTGTCCCCGACGCTGGCGCTCGTCGTGCTCGTCTACTACGTCATCTACCAGCAGCTCGAGAACTACTGGATCGTCCCGCGCATCATGAAGCGCACGGTGTCGGTGCCCGGTGCGGTCACGGTCGTCGCGGTGCTCGCCGGCGGCACCCTGCTCGGGGTGCTCGGCGCGCTCATCGCCATCCCGGTCGCCGCCGGCCTGCTGCTCGTCTACGAAGAGGTCCTGATCCCGCGCCAGGAGCACCTCTGA
- a CDS encoding amidohydrolase family protein, which produces MSDLLLRDVRVVAIDDDAAAPTEPVDVLVRDGVIAEVGPGITGAEEVPVLDGGGRHVVPGLWDTHVHMVQWALGQTRLDTAGTASPSEVLARVVDRLTWGFDSPTGVLVGWGHRTGRWLEQPTVAALDAVTGEVPVALISGDGHHGWLNTPALRLLGSPPVDGVVAESEWFPLYDRLQRLQGRTRSRSMPSPARSMPPTPSGWSGSSTWSSVARGSSGASAPPRACRRCAPAPGSTPRAWRTPSPPGCAPAPPSGPPTAWSPWAR; this is translated from the coding sequence ATGAGCGATCTGCTGCTGCGCGACGTCCGGGTGGTCGCGATCGACGACGACGCCGCGGCCCCGACCGAGCCGGTGGACGTCCTCGTCCGCGACGGCGTGATCGCCGAGGTGGGTCCCGGCATCACCGGAGCCGAGGAGGTGCCGGTCCTGGACGGCGGGGGTCGCCACGTCGTGCCCGGGCTGTGGGACACGCACGTGCACATGGTGCAGTGGGCGCTGGGCCAGACCCGTCTCGACACCGCGGGCACGGCGAGCCCGTCGGAGGTGCTGGCGCGCGTCGTGGACCGCTTGACCTGGGGTTTCGACAGCCCCACCGGCGTGCTCGTCGGCTGGGGCCACCGGACCGGCAGGTGGCTGGAGCAGCCCACGGTCGCCGCGCTGGACGCCGTCACCGGCGAGGTCCCGGTGGCGCTCATCAGCGGGGACGGGCACCACGGCTGGCTCAACACCCCCGCGCTGCGCCTGCTCGGCAGCCCGCCGGTGGACGGGGTCGTCGCCGAGTCCGAGTGGTTCCCGCTCTACGACCGGCTGCAGCGGCTGCAGGGGCGCACGAGGAGTCGGAGTATGCCGTCACCCGCGCGATCCATGCCGCCCACACCCTCGGGGTGGTCGGGATCGTCGACCTGGAGTTCGGTCGCCCGTGGGAGCAGTGGCGCGAGCGCACCGCCGAGGGCATGCCGCCGCTGCGCGCCCGCACCGGGGTCTACCCCGAGGGCCTGGAGGACGCCATCGCCGCCGGGTTGCGCACCGGCGCCCCCATCCGGGCCACCGACGGCCTGGTCACCATGGGCCCGCTGA
- a CDS encoding amidohydrolase family protein, giving the protein MEELTELLHRAKGAGLEAALHAIGDAAVGAVLDAFAASGAVGSVEHAQLVDPADVRRWAALPQRVVASVQPAHLLDDRSVTEQCWPDRTDRTFTLRSFLDAGIELTLGSDAPVSPLDPWQAMAAAVHRGPEDGESWHPEQEITPGRRSRPPSTGSASAWETGATWCCSSRTRSCPPGPARSARGGSATPS; this is encoded by the coding sequence GTGGAGGAGCTCACCGAGCTGCTGCACCGCGCGAAGGGGGCGGGTCTGGAGGCGGCGCTGCACGCCATCGGGGACGCCGCGGTGGGTGCGGTGCTCGACGCCTTCGCGGCCAGCGGCGCCGTGGGCTCGGTGGAGCACGCCCAGCTCGTCGACCCGGCCGACGTGCGCCGGTGGGCCGCCCTGCCGCAGCGGGTCGTGGCCAGCGTGCAGCCGGCGCACCTGCTCGACGACCGCTCGGTCACCGAGCAGTGCTGGCCGGACCGCACCGACCGCACCTTCACCCTGCGCAGCTTCCTCGACGCCGGGATCGAGCTGACGCTGGGCTCGGACGCGCCGGTGTCACCGCTCGATCCCTGGCAGGCGATGGCGGCCGCGGTGCACCGCGGGCCGGAGGACGGCGAGAGCTGGCACCCCGAGCAGGAGATCACGCCGGGGAGGCGCTCGCGGCCTCCGTCGACGGGCAGCGCGTCCGCGTGGGAGACCGGGGCGACCTGGTGCTGCTCGAGCAGGACCCGCTCCTGTCCTCCGGGACCAGCGCGGAGCGCGCGCGGCGGTTCCGCTACACCCTCGTGA
- a CDS encoding acetyl-CoA C-acyltransferase, producing the protein MSETAMSETSTPDTTSVLVAGARTPMGRLLGSLSGLSGAELGGHAIAGALQRAGIAGDQVDYVIMGQVLTAGAGQIPARQAAVAGGIPMAVPALTINKVCLSGIDAIALADQLVRAGEVEVVVAGGQESMSAAPHLLEKSRSGFKYGDVTMRDHMAHDGLWDAFTDQAMGGLTEAANSADEQGRFTREEQDAFSARSHQRAAAAQEKGLFDDEVVPVEIPQRKGDPVTVSTDEGIRADTTTESLGRLRPAFAKDGTITAGSASQISDGACAVVVMSKAKATELGLDWIAEIGAHGMVAGPDSTLQSQPARAIAAACAKQGIEPADLDLVEINEAFAAVGLASTAELGLDEERVNVNGGAIALGHPIGMSGARILLHLALELQRRGGGTGAAALCGGGGQGDALIVTVPQR; encoded by the coding sequence ATGTCCGAGACCGCCATGTCCGAGACCAGCACGCCCGACACCACGTCCGTCCTCGTCGCCGGGGCGCGCACCCCGATGGGGCGGCTGCTCGGGTCGCTCTCCGGCCTGTCCGGTGCCGAGCTCGGCGGCCACGCGATCGCCGGGGCGCTGCAGCGGGCCGGCATCGCCGGCGACCAGGTCGACTACGTGATCATGGGCCAGGTCCTGACCGCCGGCGCGGGCCAGATCCCGGCCCGTCAGGCGGCGGTGGCGGGCGGCATCCCCATGGCCGTCCCGGCCCTCACGATCAACAAGGTCTGCCTGTCCGGCATCGACGCGATCGCGCTCGCCGACCAGCTCGTCCGGGCCGGCGAGGTCGAGGTCGTCGTCGCCGGGGGGCAGGAGTCGATGAGCGCGGCGCCCCACCTGCTGGAGAAGTCGCGCTCGGGCTTCAAGTACGGCGACGTGACGATGCGCGACCACATGGCCCACGACGGCCTGTGGGACGCCTTCACCGACCAGGCGATGGGCGGGCTCACTGAGGCCGCCAACAGCGCCGACGAGCAGGGCCGCTTCACCCGCGAGGAGCAGGACGCCTTCTCCGCTCGCAGCCACCAGCGGGCGGCCGCGGCCCAGGAGAAGGGGCTCTTCGACGATGAGGTGGTGCCGGTCGAGATCCCGCAGCGCAAGGGTGACCCGGTCACGGTGAGCACCGACGAGGGCATCCGGGCGGACACCACCACCGAGTCGCTGGGTCGGCTGCGGCCGGCCTTCGCCAAGGACGGCACGATCACCGCCGGCTCGGCCTCGCAGATCTCCGACGGCGCCTGCGCGGTCGTGGTGATGAGCAAGGCGAAGGCGACCGAGCTCGGTCTGGATTGGATCGCCGAGATCGGGGCGCACGGCATGGTGGCCGGGCCGGACTCGACGCTGCAGAGCCAGCCGGCGCGCGCCATCGCCGCCGCCTGCGCCAAGCAGGGCATCGAGCCGGCCGACCTGGACCTGGTGGAGATCAACGAGGCCTTCGCCGCGGTCGGCCTGGCCTCGACCGCCGAGCTCGGCCTCGACGAGGAGCGGGTCAACGTCAACGGCGGGGCGATCGCGCTGGGCCACCCGATCGGGATGTCCGGGGCTCGCATCCTGCTGCACCTCGCGCTGGAGCTGCAGCGGCGCGGCGGCGGCACCGGTGCGGCGGCGCTCTGCGGCGGCGGCGGGCAGGGTGACGCGCTCATCGTCACCGTGCCGCAGCGGTGA
- a CDS encoding GNAT family N-acetyltransferase yields MSDPADDDGRVPQEQGRADQEARKADARSGSWEIREPRPGDPESFARLHARVWRETYRGIMSDEVVDALDPEQFRPLWEQVATAYAEDRVADDGRGFLVALVEGEPAGFCMHGPSRDEDPPVPHQVWSLNVAPEHQGTGLAQELLRRALGEQATYLWVAQGNHRAVRFYERQGFALDGAQNLDGHEGVVELRMVRPS; encoded by the coding sequence GTGAGCGACCCGGCCGACGACGACGGGCGCGTCCCGCAGGAGCAGGGCCGCGCCGATCAGGAGGCCAGGAAGGCCGACGCGCGGTCCGGCTCCTGGGAGATCCGCGAGCCGCGGCCGGGTGACCCGGAGTCGTTCGCGCGCCTGCACGCCCGGGTCTGGCGGGAGACCTACCGCGGCATCATGTCCGACGAGGTGGTCGACGCCCTCGACCCCGAGCAGTTCCGGCCGCTGTGGGAGCAGGTCGCCACGGCATACGCCGAGGATCGGGTCGCCGACGACGGGCGCGGGTTCCTCGTGGCCCTCGTCGAGGGCGAGCCGGCGGGCTTCTGCATGCACGGGCCGTCGCGTGACGAGGACCCGCCCGTGCCGCACCAGGTCTGGTCGCTCAACGTCGCCCCCGAGCACCAGGGCACCGGCCTGGCGCAGGAGCTGCTCCGCCGCGCCCTCGGCGAGCAGGCGACATACCTCTGGGTGGCGCAGGGCAACCACCGGGCCGTCCGCTTCTACGAGCGGCAGGGCTTCGCCCTCGACGGTGCGCAGAACCTCGACGGCCACGAAGGCGTCGTCGAGCTGCGCATGGTGCGCCCTTCCTGA